One Centropristis striata isolate RG_2023a ecotype Rhode Island chromosome 22, C.striata_1.0, whole genome shotgun sequence genomic window carries:
- the LOC131960315 gene encoding arg8-vasotocin receptor-like: MLYPWESSCNITGTNCTDGFNFTQQLERGAAGGNSSGKRNDTDPFGRNEEVAKLEITVLSLAFLGAVVGNLSVLLAMYRTRRKPSRMHLFMKHLSLADLVVAFFQVLPQLCWEITYRFTGPDFLCRIVKHLQVLGMFASTYMMVMMTLDRYIAICHPLQTLQQPTQRAHIMIGSTWACSLVLSIPQYFIFSLSEVRPGSAVYDCWGHFMEPWGVRAYITWMTAGIFLVPVAVLVFCYGLICRTIWKNLKYKTRRKSAGSVAENNKYGMLSRSSVSSVSTISRAKLRTVKMTFVIVLAYVVCWAPFFTVQMWSVWDKTFSWDDSENTTVTLSALLASLNSCCNPWIYMIFSGHLLSDFASSLPCCRSLAYKSGHQDSDSSIRRTTLQSRLQGPRLSEPFKDLNPPPKDCPQVPSTS; the protein is encoded by the exons ATGCTCTACCCCTGGGAGAGCTCCTGCAACATCACGGGCACAAACTGCACCGATGGCTTCAACTTCACGCAGCAGCTGGAGCGCGGCGCCGCTGGCGGGAACAGCAGCGGGAAGAGGAACGACACGGACCCGTTTGGACGCAACGAGGAGGTCGCCAAGCTGGAGATCACCGTCCTGAGCCTCGCCTTCCTCGGGGCGGTGGTGGGCAACCTGAGCGTGCTGCTGGCCATGTACAGGACCCGGCGGAAACCATCGCGCATGCACCTGTTCATGAAGCACCTGAGCCTGGCGGACCTGGTGGTGGCCTTCTTCCAGGTGCTGCCGCAGCTCTGCTGGGAGATCACCTACCGCTTCACCGGCCCGGACTTCCTGTGCCGCATCGTGAAGCACCTGCAGGTGCTGGGCATGTTCGCCTCCACCTacatgatggtgatgatgaccCTGGACCGCTACATCGCCATCTGCCACCCGCTGCAGACGCTCCAGCAGCCGACGCAGCGCGCGCACATCATGATCGGCTCCACGTGGGCGTGCAGCCTGGTGCTCAGCATCCCGCAGTACTTCATCTTCTCCCTGAGCGAGGTGCGCCCCGGCTCGGCCGTCTACGACTGCTGGGGCCACTTCATGGAGCCGTGGGGGGTGCGCGCCTACATCACCTGGATGACGGCGGGGATCTTCCTGGTGCCCGTGGCCGTGCTGGTGTTCTGCTACGGGCTCATCTGCCGCACCATCTGGAAGAACCTCAAGTATAAGACCCGGAGGAAGAGCGCGGGCTCCGTGGCGGAGAACAACAAGTACGGCATGCTGAGCAGGAGCTCCGTCAGCAGCGTCAGCACCATCTCGCGCGCCAAATTACGCACGGTGAAGATGACTTTCGTGATCGTGCTGGCGTACGTGGTGTGCTGGGCGCCTTTCTTCACCGTGCAGATGTGGTCAGTGTGGGACAAGACCTTCTCCTGGGACG ATTCTGAGAACACCACGGTGACGCTGTCCGCCCTGCTGGCCAGCctcaacagctgctgcaacCCCTGGATCTACATGATCTTCAGCGGACACCTCCTGTCCGACTTCGCCAGCAGTCTGCCGTGCTGCCGCTCGCTGGCGTACAAGTCCGGCCACCAGGACTCGGACAGCAGCATCCGGCGGACCACGCTGCAGTCCCGCCTGCAGGGCCCGCGCCTCTCAGAGCCCTTCAAAGACCTCAACCCGCCGCCAAAGGACTGCCCGCAGGTCCCGTCCACATCCTGA